The sequence TAGGGTCATAATATATGTACTTCTACAGTATGTAGGTGAGATAGATCCACAGAATATCCTATTCCTATGGTACAATTAACTGTGGCTAACAAGGCAACTTGTGCCCTCAACTACTAAGTAATCAATTTTGTCAGTGTTCGAGCTTATAATGGTGAGTGCGGGAAGCGCACGCATGTCTGCGCTGTGTGACTGATCGATGCTTGGAGCTTGCGCAGCATTCGTGCCTGCATGGTAGACGTAGACGTGAAATGTTATGTAGTGTGGGCGTGTGTGGTTTGAGTAAGTAGCATGTGTCGGGTGTTCATCATCCTCTGTGTACGCCACCTCCCAATAAGTTGTGGACTCTCGGCATCTTTTGCTCTTCCTCCCACTGATCGTGCAGATCGAACATTCTCTGAAACAAATAAACACCTGGGTACGGACTACGGAGGGATTAAAAGATTCAGGTCTAGCATGTTTCTTCTGTTCCAAAGTGCTAAACACTACACTACCTGTAAGAAAAATGCTAGTAACAGAAGTCAGCTCCCCTAGACCCCTGGTTCATCAAGCACAGATCTGTGACAAGCAGTAGCCGTTCCACTTGGCTACTACAGATTGCAATAAAGGCTGCCTTTCTAGGACACCAGTACAGTAGTGCCGACCACGTACGTGGGGGGCTACGTACGGGACGTCATCATTTGTGAAACTCTTGGGACAAGATGCAAATAATTGGTACTATCACACCCCAACGTTGCCACTTATGTACGCTCTCTTCTCCATCACTATGAGTGTTAGTGGGGCTGGGTAGTCTAAATAAGAGGGCTTCTTGCTCTTTAGTCAAAAAAAAGTAGGAGCATTTACTGAAACGCTGGATTACAAAAGTGGAATTAGTTACTAATGAAATTACCGGCGGCTCATGCACGCAGTCTAGAAAGCGTGGAGATCAGGAAGCCGCGAAGCGTGGCCAAGATATTCGGCACCGCCGTCTGCGTCGGAGGCGCCATGGTGATGACCTTCCTCAAGGGCCCCAATCTGCTGCACGACTCGCTGGGAGTCGACGGCGCCGGGCTGGACCTCCAAGACCTGCTTCTCAACTCGCCGGCGAGCCGGAAATGGGTGACCGGCGCGCTGTTCCTCGTCGGCAGCAGCTCCTGCTGGTCGCTGTGGCTCATCATACAGGTCGGTGTCAGTCAGCCAGCCAAGAATATCCATCATGAGAACTTGAACCTTGTACTGTTTCACAGGTTCCGATCTGCAAGTCGTACGTGGATCCCCTGACGCTGTCGGCCTGGATGTGCTTCCTGTCCACGGCGCAGATGGCGTTACTCAACTCCTTCGTGCTGCCGGACCTCGACGCCTGGAAGATCAACTCGCTCTTCGAGGTCATGGGCTGCATCTTCGCCGTAAGTTCATCGTCTTCCCATCCACTTTCAGTATTTCCCGTGCGCGTCGCCGCCGTTTCCGCGGACAAACAACTACAGAGAGTGTACAACTGTTAAACAATGTCGATCGTTGGGCATGCAGGGCGCGGTTGGGTCAGGCGTGACGTTCTACCTGCAGTCGTGGTGCATAACGGTGAGGGGCCCGCTCTACTCGGCCATGTTCAACCCCCTCTGCACCGTCGTCACCACCGTGCTCGCCACCGTCGTCCTCCACGAACAGCCACACGTcggaaggtgtgtgtgtgtgttactatTTGCAACTTAGCATGCAGTTCAGTCTCGTTGAACCCACCACTTCACTTTTCAACTTACTTAACGACGAAACGGTTCTGCTTGTCCAGCTTGTTGGGTGCATTCGCGGTGGTCGCCGGGCTGTACATCGTGCTGTGGGGCAAAGCAGGCGACGTCAAGAGCCCAAGGGCGGCGGAGCACGCCGATGATCTGGAGAAGACATGGTCGGACTCGCAGCTCCTCGACGCGGAAAGTACGATCACCGAGCCGCTCCTAGCGGACGACAACCGGATCGAGAAGTAGTGGCTCTACAATTTTGGAATAGCCAGTGATCTTTCTCAGCTCATGGTCCCATGTGTTTTTGTAGTTACAGGGTTGTTTTCTGAGGGAGAGTACTAGTGTGCTGGTGAAGCATGTGGCCATGGGCATCATGCATGTCGCCGCTAATGTACAAAATATAATGCCCGTAAATGTTGTTGTGACCCACGAATTTAAGATGAGGTAGGGGGTGCTTACCAATTACGGCAACATATATTGTCTTGACAATACATTTGTGCTACAACCAATCATACTTTCGCCGTGTCATGGCTTTGATTTCCGCTTGATCACGCAGAAACCTCAGAGGCGAATCTGGTTTCTGAACTGACACTGACAGTGCATGCGCACCTGCAGTCATTGTGCATTTCAGTGAGGACCCGTCTCCAGTCAGCATGTTCCAGTCTGGTCATGTCGAACCAGTGCCAGGCGGCGAGCTGACGGGTGAAAATGAAAGGTGCTAAAGAAATAAAAACGCCGACGACCACATGGTGCCAGCCAAGTCAGGATAGCAGGAGAGGAGAACTCGGGCACGAATGCCGCGGAAACCAATTGATTAGAGGGGGAACATGAGTCACAGGACCGAAGAGAAGGACAAGAGAACATGATCACCAAGCATATTTTAAGGCGAAAAATTCAAGCCTGGTGATGGTGATTCACGCATGCTCGCCGCATCACCGCAGGCAGCCGGGAATTCTTTATCTCATCGGCTGGTAGCTGGTTTGACTGCAAAACCCGAATCATAAACAAAATTAGCACGCAAAACCAGGCTTGTCCGCACATGGATGCTCCTACTTAGCTGGTGGCTGCCGAGAGCGAGGCGGAGGCCCTCCCTGGTCACTCTCTCCCGGATCTCTCGTGCCATGTCAGGCGGCGGCTGGCGGCCGTGGGCGGAGCGGTACAAGCCGTGCGTGGCCATGGTGCTGGTGCAGCTCTTCTACTCGCTGGTGGACATGGCGCTCAAGACGGCCTACGGGCTCGGCATGCGCCCCATCGTCTTCGTCGCCTACCGCCagggcatcgccgccgccgcgctcctcctcGCCTCGCTCGCCACCAGGGGGCTCACGCTGCGCCCCATGGCCGTCGGCTCCCGGGCCTTCGCCCTCCTCTTCCTCGCCTCCCTCGCCAGGTGCGCACCCAAGTCTCGCCGCTTCCATCTCTCTAATCCCGGCCGCATCCCTCGTGTTGTTGATAGATGTACATGCCGGTCGATGTTGCAGCGCGACGGGGCAGTACTTCTACTTCATGGGGCTGCAGCTGGCGTCGCCGTCCATGGCTCGGGCGACCACCAACCTCGCCCCCGGCATCACCTTCGCCATCGCCGCCGTCATCGGGTACTCGCTCCTCCTCCCCTTTCTCCACCTCACGTCATTTGTCCGTCGTCGGTGCGTCAGACAGAGCCCGCTGGCCGTCCGATTTCCTTCTTTTGTCCCGCTTGTAGCTACTCATTTATTTTAGGCCCACCAGCAATGAGACATATGCCCATCAGGCCCGCCCACCGATGTTTGGGCATGTGGGTTTCGTCTGAAATCACTAATTAAAAATATTTCTTGCGGAGATCACTCCAATTCCCTCAGGTTACGACAAGTGGCGtgctgcatgtgcgtcacttgtcgcaacatgatttttttttctttttttagatctgtttattcaaaacgttttatctcttaaatcgtgcgtccaaatctcgaaccgctttcgctgTTGGATTTCAcgcgttgagatcttcaaaactagatcccatggtgatagattttgacgaattttttttcataaaaaaaactGGACGAAAAGAACCGGATAACAAAACCAAACCAGGAGCACGAGtcttttccctttccgaaagaggcacggcgTGGCTCTGACGAAATCACAGCCGTGTCTCTCGCGAAagggaaaaaaaattaaaaatgcatttttttttgttttcgaggaggcacggccgtgctctcgcggaagcaaaaccgtgcctctcgcgaaagagaaaaaaaacagaaaatatgtttttttttcgtttccaagaggcacggccgtgactctcgcgaaagcacaaccgcgcCTCTCGCGGAATCAAAACCGtcctctcgtgaaaggaaaaaaaatagaaaacacatttttttccgtttccaacaggcacgaccgtgcctctcgcgaagacacaaccgcgcctctcgcgaaaacaaaaccgtgactctcacgatagcgcaattttttttgtcgaaaagctagggaagaccggtgaaaaaccaaaacgtcaTAAAAACCTGGAAAAAAACGATTAAAAAGCCAAAACACGTGCAAAAAAAAATCGGAGGGAGCGCCGAGAATGCGACATGTGACGAATGGCTAAGAGCGTGGCAAGTGATGCTGATCGTTACGAGGCTCCCGAAGAAGAGCTCGTTAATCTGTTGCTTCCGGTTTCGTTTGAGACTCCTCCATTTCGATTTCGGCCCACTAGTGGAGTGACTCGAAATGCTTGACCGATCATGAGGCCTCCTATATGACCGAAATTGTGAAGAGTTCGTATTGCAAAATCGCTTTCACTTTCTTATGTTGCAACAAGTGGCGCACTGCATGTGCGCTACTTGTCACAACCTGGCAATTTTTGTTTTCTTTGATTCGTTTAtttaaaacgttttatctcttaaacc comes from Triticum aestivum cultivar Chinese Spring chromosome 5B, IWGSC CS RefSeq v2.1, whole genome shotgun sequence and encodes:
- the LOC123112059 gene encoding WAT1-related protein At4g30420, yielding MEEHKPLAAMVVVQCIYAAMALWAKAMFSRGMNPMVFVVYRQAIATLVLVPITVLANRKRLKEILCIGTTGFALVFLASLVGATANQYMYYQGIYLGSSSMATAMTNLIPAITFVLATSVGLESVEIRKPRSVAKIFGTAVCVGGAMVMTFLKGPNLLHDSLGVDGAGLDLQDLLLNSPASRKWVTGALFLVGSSSCWSLWLIIQVPICKSYVDPLTLSAWMCFLSTAQMALLNSFVLPDLDAWKINSLFEVMGCIFAGAVGSGVTFYLQSWCITVRGPLYSAMFNPLCTVVTTVLATVVLHEQPHVGSLLGAFAVVAGLYIVLWGKAGDVKSPRAAEHADDLEKTWSDSQLLDAESTITEPLLADDNRIEK